The Yamadazyma tenuis chromosome 2, complete sequence sequence GTTCCCAATAATGGCATTTTGACTAAGTGATAGTCTTCATACAATTCGGACATCTGatccaagtacttcttTTGCATTTTCCATCTCGACTGGCACCGTTTACaattttcatcatcttcagcaAATAACAATTGGTTCACCACAATCGAATTAACGTCCATGTTGTAGCTCATTAATTCTTGAATCATTCTTTCCGTTTCATATAAAGACAAGAACTCAGAAATACACACACACACAAATGTGGTCAAATCGGCGTTGGTAAACTGTTCGTTCACCTCACTGACATTTTTCTGCAATTCATTCAATTTGCCAAACACATCCTGTTGCTGGCCAGCACCCAACATGCTCATCATGGGACCTAACTTACCACTTAAATCCTGGAACTTacccaacaacttctccaacgTGGCAGGTAATTGAAGAAACCGTAAGGTGTGGCCGGTGGGAGCTGTATCGAATATAATTGTCTTGTAGCTAATGGTGTTGGAATCAGGCGATTCGGCGTTTTCCTTCTGGTTCTTGATGTGTTTCAAAACCTCCATGAACGACAAAGCCTCATCGATTCCAGGGATAGAACCAGTCAAGTCACTCATCATAGACTTCAATGGATCATTAGGATCATTATTATATTGAGCtgcttgttgttgtaaGTCCGACATGGCAGCTTCGGGGTCGATTTCCATACACGACAAGTTGGGTAACCCTTCTACTGGGGTGGCATTCTTGTTAAACTTTTGGCAGAAGGCATCGGACAAGTTATGAGCAGGATCGGTAGAAATTAATAAGAACTGATCTTGTGGGTACTTGAGTGCCAACTGGACGGCGACGGAAGAtgaggtggtggttttaccaacaccacctttACCACCGACAAACACCCATTTGAGGGTATCCTGGTTGATTATTGACTCCAAAGTTGGTTCTAATTCAAAGTCCATGGTGATATATGTTGAGAGAAACTTGAGATTGTGAGGGCACTTTTGGCCTGGCAGGTGCGACTTCTAGAATTTTCGCGGGCAATGGCGGCGGGAGGCGGGTCGGCCCACCACTGGGTGGTGGGGCTTGGCGCGAGCGTCGCTGTACGATTGAACAACGGGGGAGATATGTGGTTATTTGGTATTCGGCGTGAATAAAACCCATTATCGTATTGTGGATT is a genomic window containing:
- the GET3 gene encoding Golgi to ER traffic- protein (BUSCO:EOG092631UM; COG:P; EggNog:ENOG503NX42); amino-acid sequence: MDFELEPTLESIINQDTLKWVFVGGKGGVGKTTTSSSVAVQLALKYPQDQFLLISTDPAHNLSDAFCQKFNKNATPVEGLPNLSCMEIDPEAAMSDLQQQAAQYNNDPNDPLKSMMSDLTGSIPGIDEALSFMEVLKHIKNQKENAESPDSNTISYKTIIFDTAPTGHTLRFLQLPATLEKLLGKFQDLSGKLGPMMSMLGAGQQQDVFGKLNELQKNVSEVNEQFTNADLTTFVCVCISEFLSLYETERMIQELMSYNMDVNSIVVNQLLFAEDDENCKRCQSRWKMQKKYLDQMSELYEDYHLVKMPLLGTEIRGVENLKRFSKYLLTPYDPKADGHLVYDIEEQ